One Anaerolineales bacterium genomic region harbors:
- a CDS encoding DUF362 domain-containing protein, producing the protein MRSHRRDHPSPPACHRLSRRQFLQVAGLAAGGAALGGCQSSVSGRPLTPAAAPDYSTRAEVAIVRAAEYEPALVRAQAEALLESLGGIADVVRPGDTVAVKVNLTGGVRGGPPPAGTTATESYLTHPAVVRAVCELLRDAGAKKLYIVEAVWEWASFTHWGFDDAAEYVGATLIDLNQTDPYSDYASAPVGGEWFVYEKFKFNRLLEEADALVSVPKMKCHHLCGITQSMKNLVGLAPYKFHELNPGDGYRTGFHGPEDVTGRRLPRVVVDLNRARPVDLAVIDGIRTVDGSEGPWNFNLTAKRPGILIGGKNPVSTDAVAVAAMGFDPAAEYPDPPFLRAENHLNLARRFGLGSNLLEDIDILGVPLAEARMTFEPSWGNSPLP; encoded by the coding sequence ATGCGATCCCATCGACGCGATCATCCCTCTCCGCCAGCCTGTCATCGCCTTTCCCGCCGGCAATTCCTGCAGGTCGCGGGGCTTGCGGCCGGCGGGGCCGCGCTGGGGGGTTGCCAATCCTCCGTTTCCGGGCGACCGCTCACCCCGGCCGCCGCGCCGGATTATTCGACGCGGGCCGAGGTGGCGATCGTGCGGGCCGCGGAATACGAGCCCGCGCTGGTGCGGGCGCAGGCCGAAGCGCTGCTCGAGAGCCTGGGCGGCATCGCAGACGTCGTCCGGCCGGGCGACACGGTGGCGGTGAAAGTCAACCTCACCGGCGGCGTGCGGGGCGGCCCGCCGCCCGCCGGAACGACCGCCACCGAATCCTACCTCACCCACCCGGCGGTGGTGCGGGCGGTGTGCGAACTGCTGCGCGACGCGGGCGCGAAGAAGCTCTACATCGTCGAAGCCGTCTGGGAGTGGGCTTCGTTCACCCACTGGGGATTCGACGATGCGGCGGAGTACGTCGGCGCGACGCTGATCGACCTCAACCAAACCGATCCCTATTCCGATTACGCGTCCGCGCCCGTCGGGGGCGAATGGTTCGTCTACGAAAAGTTCAAGTTCAACCGCCTGCTCGAAGAGGCGGACGCGCTGGTTTCCGTGCCGAAAATGAAATGCCACCATCTGTGCGGAATCACCCAATCGATGAAGAACCTGGTCGGCCTGGCGCCGTACAAATTCCACGAATTGAATCCGGGCGACGGGTACCGCACCGGCTTCCACGGGCCGGAGGATGTCACGGGAAGACGCTTGCCGCGGGTGGTGGTGGATCTAAACCGCGCCCGGCCGGTGGACCTGGCCGTGATCGACGGCATCCGGACGGTGGACGGCAGCGAGGGGCCGTGGAACTTCAACCTGACCGCGAAGCGCCCCGGGATCCTAATCGGGGGGAAGAATCCGGTCTCGACCGACGCGGTGGCCGTGGCGGCGATGGGCTTCGACCCCGCAGCGGAATATCCCGATCCGCCCTTCCTGCGGGCCGAGAACCATCTCAACCTCGCCCGCCGCTTCGGCTTAGGATCAAACCTGCTTGAGGACATCGACATCCTCGGCGTTCCGCTCGCGGAAGCGAGGATGACGTTCGAACCTTCGTGGGGCAACTCGCCGCTTCCCTGA
- a CDS encoding isoprenylcysteine carboxylmethyltransferase family protein — MMILNGIRWLAFAASLSLLLVYFRGGTTLVRDVRRSVESAGDYFYLALSLVMGTAGLVILATQLLICAGLVRPSAAVPDWIAAAGGVVSVGSILLSYWIRSRLGRYWSGNVEVKPGHRIVDTGPYRVVRHPLYANTLILYPAAALAFAVWWVWLACGIMTAGYALLAGYEDRFLLRNLTGYAEYRKRTVWRLIPWIW; from the coding sequence ATGATGATATTAAACGGAATCCGCTGGTTGGCCTTTGCCGCGTCGTTGTCCTTGCTCTTGGTGTATTTCCGGGGCGGAACCACGCTTGTCCGCGACGTCCGGCGCTCGGTGGAATCCGCCGGAGATTATTTTTATCTCGCCTTGTCGCTGGTGATGGGGACCGCGGGATTGGTGATCCTGGCGACCCAGCTCCTGATCTGCGCCGGGCTTGTCAGGCCTTCCGCCGCAGTCCCGGATTGGATCGCGGCCGCGGGAGGTGTGGTTTCCGTCGGCAGCATTCTGCTTTCCTATTGGATCCGCAGTCGGCTGGGTCGCTACTGGAGCGGAAACGTGGAGGTGAAACCCGGCCACCGGATCGTCGATACGGGGCCGTACAGGGTCGTCCGTCATCCGCTGTATGCCAACACGCTGATCCTGTATCCGGCCGCGGCCTTGGCCTTCGCCGTCTGGTGGGTTTGGCTAGCGTGCGGGATTATGACGGCCGGCTACGCCCTCCTCGCCGGATACGAGGACCGGTTCCTCCTGCGCAACCTCACCGGCTACGCCGAGTATCGGAAGCGGACCGTCTGGAGATTAATTCCCTGGATCTGGTAG